A genomic stretch from Nitrospira sp. includes:
- the traT gene encoding complement resistance protein TraT, with protein sequence MSRINRRTHCSVGRILASLSVVIATGSIVGCAGHMTLSHEVNLTSSNAIFLTPSEEKTIYLQNRNTSDNPNINFAELPNKIKAKGYAIVDNPDKAQYILQSQVVLCNKLKPGQTVDALIAGGFGGAIGVAAGSAAALSGASLSQIPILGAVGAVGGFAASKFSEDSIVACVVDAMVQERTKEEIQQSVTTNSMPGPGTPQSQPGAFGFLNQQSVSPPQAGQVTQQISEIRKGTRRFHQARIVASDQKMWLSVPEASKILSDKLEDSLAGLF encoded by the coding sequence ATGTCACGTATTAACCGTCGCACCCACTGTTCAGTCGGCAGAATTCTCGCCAGCCTTAGTGTCGTTATCGCCACAGGATCGATCGTTGGGTGTGCTGGCCACATGACGCTAAGTCATGAGGTGAATCTCACAAGCAGTAACGCCATCTTTCTAACCCCGTCGGAAGAGAAGACAATCTATCTCCAGAATCGCAACACCAGCGACAACCCCAATATCAACTTTGCTGAACTCCCGAACAAGATCAAAGCAAAGGGATATGCAATCGTTGATAATCCCGACAAAGCTCAGTACATCCTCCAGAGCCAGGTAGTACTCTGCAATAAATTAAAGCCCGGGCAAACCGTCGATGCCTTGATCGCCGGCGGGTTCGGTGGGGCCATCGGAGTCGCAGCTGGCTCGGCCGCAGCACTCAGCGGGGCGTCGCTTAGCCAGATTCCAATTCTCGGAGCGGTAGGAGCGGTTGGGGGATTTGCCGCGAGCAAATTCTCAGAGGACTCTATCGTCGCCTGCGTGGTCGACGCGATGGTACAGGAGCGCACCAAGGAAGAAATTCAACAATCTGTCACGACCAATAGTATGCCAGGGCCAGGCACACCACAGTCACAACCTGGAGCTTTTGGCTTTCTGAATCAACAAAGTGTCTCCCCGCCTCAAGCTGGACAGGTCACCCAACAGATCAGCGAAATCCGAAAAGGCACTCGCCGCTTCCACCAAGCGAGAATCGTGGCGTCTGACCAAAAGATGTGGCTGTCCGTTCCGGAAGCCAGCAAGATACTCAGTGACAAACTTGAGGATTCACTGGCAGGCCTCTTCTAA
- a CDS encoding PAS domain S-box protein: MVDQEKKYFEDVQELHQTDLKMRRIADAVPGAVYQYVITRDGCQRFSYISRGAMDMVGYPSDVIVSDYSAVWKLVLPEDMPGIMASIENAIRSGSRWAHEFRLRLPDGRVKWLRGDSLPERPTVDGTVLFHGLLTDVTERRLAEAKLRFTQFATDHAADAILWAGPDRRIMYVNVRATELLGYSREELLNLSMPDIAPLQSRIDILNDLTRLKQGEVVQYATTFRRKSGAVFPIEVSMRYLEHDGEGYVCAIVRDVSERKRAESVIQEGAEALRRSQEALRALHSQLLTAQEDERRRVARELHDDLGSRLGSVILRAEGKLVLLENKSPEAAVIKNVTDELRGISDRVRTIAHELHPSILDNLGLSVALKKMLKEYGSWSGMKIVSNISMEFTEALDREVATCLYRIAQEALMNVKKHAGAQQVMVSLAREEGWVQLSVKDDGMGFSPETESRRTKGLGIVAMEERIHMVAGELAVQSGKGRGAVVVARAPYREREA, translated from the coding sequence GTGGTCGATCAGGAGAAGAAGTATTTCGAGGATGTCCAAGAGTTACACCAGACTGACCTCAAGATGCGACGGATTGCGGATGCTGTGCCCGGTGCGGTGTATCAATATGTTATTACGCGGGATGGATGTCAGCGGTTTAGCTATATCAGTCGTGGAGCCATGGATATGGTGGGGTATCCATCAGACGTCATTGTGTCAGATTATAGTGCGGTCTGGAAATTGGTCCTACCAGAAGATATGCCGGGGATCATGGCATCCATTGAAAACGCAATCCGCAGTGGATCGCGGTGGGCGCATGAGTTTAGGTTGCGACTCCCCGATGGTCGCGTGAAATGGTTGCGTGGGGATTCTCTGCCTGAGAGGCCTACGGTAGACGGAACAGTACTGTTTCACGGTTTGTTAACCGATGTGACTGAGCGACGGTTGGCTGAAGCCAAGCTGCGGTTTACGCAGTTTGCGACGGACCATGCGGCTGATGCCATTCTTTGGGCTGGGCCTGATCGTCGCATCATGTATGTGAATGTACGGGCAACCGAGTTGTTGGGCTATTCACGCGAAGAACTCTTGAATTTGTCGATGCCGGATATTGCTCCTTTACAGAGCCGAATCGACATTCTTAACGATCTGACGCGGCTGAAACAGGGCGAAGTAGTTCAGTATGCGACTACATTCCGAAGAAAGTCTGGAGCGGTCTTTCCCATCGAAGTGTCGATGCGCTACTTGGAGCATGATGGGGAAGGGTATGTGTGTGCCATCGTGCGAGACGTGTCAGAGCGAAAGCGTGCCGAAAGTGTTATTCAGGAGGGAGCTGAGGCCCTGCGTCGCAGCCAAGAAGCGTTGAGGGCCCTCCATTCACAGTTGCTGACCGCGCAAGAGGACGAACGACGCAGGGTTGCCAGGGAGTTGCATGATGATCTGGGATCGCGATTGGGAAGTGTGATTTTGAGGGCCGAAGGGAAATTGGTGTTGTTGGAGAACAAGAGCCCTGAGGCGGCGGTCATCAAAAATGTCACTGACGAGCTACGGGGAATCAGTGATCGGGTGCGAACGATTGCGCACGAGTTGCACCCCTCGATCTTGGATAATCTTGGGCTCTCGGTGGCGCTCAAGAAAATGTTGAAGGAGTATGGCAGTTGGTCGGGGATGAAGATCGTCAGTAATATATCGATGGAGTTTACTGAGGCCTTGGATCGGGAGGTCGCGACCTGTCTTTATCGGATTGCTCAGGAAGCCTTGATGAACGTGAAGAAACACGCTGGTGCGCAACAGGTCATGGTATCCTTGGCTCGAGAAGAGGGTTGGGTGCAACTGAGTGTGAAAGATGATGGAATGGGGTTCAGTCCAGAGACAGAATCGCGTCGAACCAAGGGACTAGGGATTGTCGCGATGGAAGAGCGCATCCACATGGTGGCAGGGGAATTGGCGGTTCAGTCAGGGAAAGGGCGAGGAGCTGTCGTAGTGGCTCGGGCACCTTATAGGGAGCGTGAAGCATGA